One genomic region from Osmerus eperlanus chromosome 6, fOsmEpe2.1, whole genome shotgun sequence encodes:
- the pygb gene encoding glycogen phosphorylase, brain form isoform X1, with protein MTTPLSDYEKRKQISVRGIAELGDVAEIKKSFNRHLHFTLVKDRNVATPRDYYLALAHTVRDHLVGRWIRTQQYYYEKDPKRIHYLSLEFYMGRTLQNTMINLGLQNACDEAIYQLGLDLEELEEIEEDAGLGNGGLGRLAACFLDSMASLGLAAYGYGIRYEFGIFNQRISNGWQVEEADDWLRYGNPWEKARPEYMLPIHFYGQVEHTAEGMKWVNTQVILAMPYDTPVPGYKNNTVNTMRLWSAKAPKDFNLQEFNVGDYIQAVLDRNQAENISRVLYPNDNFFEGKELRLKQEYFVVAATLQDIIRRFKSSKFGCRDPVRTSFETFPEKVALQLNDTHPALAIPELMRILVDVEKLDWDKAWEITCQTCAYTNHTVLPEALERWPVSMFETLLPRHLQIVYEINRRHLERIAAMFPGDNDRLRRMSLIEEGDPKRINMAHLCVVGSHAVNGVARIHSEIVQQTVFKDFYEVEPEKFQNKTNGITPRRWLMLCNPGLADIIVEKIGEGFMTDLFQLRKLLDFINDEAFIHSVAKAKQENKQKFAAYLQEKYKVKINPESIFDVQVKRIHEYKRQLLNCLHIITFYNRIKKEPSKHFVPRTVMIGGKAAPGYHMAKNIIKLITSVGQVVNNDPIVGDRLKVIYLENYRVTLAEKVIPAADLSEQISTAGTEASGTGNMKFMLNGALTIGTMDGANVEMAEEAGEENLFIFGMRVEDVEAMDKKGYNAREYYERLPELKQAMDQIQTGCFSPEEPDLFKDVVNMLMNHDRFKVFADYEAYIECQDRVGELYRNPKEWTKMVIQNIACSGKFSSDRTISEYAREIWGVEPSSVKIPPPNEPAVESSR; from the exons ATGACCACGCCATTGAGTGACTACGAAAAGAGAAAACAGATCAGCGTCCGTGGCATTGCAGAACTGGGTGATGTCGCAGAAATTAAGAAAAGCTTCAATAGGCATCTTCATTTCACTCTGGTTAAAGATCGCAATGTTGCTACCCCAAGGGATTACTACCTCGCTCTGGCCCACACGGTCAGGGACCATCTTGTAGGGCGATGGATCCGCACACAGCAATATTATTACGAGAAGGATCCAAAG AGGATCCACTACTTGTCTCTGGAGTTCTATATGGGTCGGACCCTTCAGAACACCATGATCAATCTTGGCCTGCAGAATGCCTGTGATGAGGCTATATACCAG CTGGGATTGGAtttggaggagctggaggagatagAAGAAGATGCTGGACTGGGAAATGGAGGACTGGGCCGCCTCGCAG CTTGCTTCCTGGACTCCATGGCCTCCCTAGGGCTGGCTGCCTACGGCTATGGCATCCGCTATGAGTTTGGCATCTTCAACCAGAGGATCAGCAATGGCTggcag GTGGAGGAGGCAGATGATTGGCTTCGCTATGGTAACCCATGGGAGAAAGCCCGCCCAGAGTATATGCTACCTATTCACTTTTATGGCCAAGTAGAACACACTGCAGAGGGAATGAAGTGGGTGAACACCCAG GTCATCTTAGCCATGCCCTATGACACTCCTGTGCCTGGATACAAGAACAACACAGTTAACACCATGAGACTGTGGTCTGCCAAGGCTCCCAAAGACTTCAACCTGCAGGAGT TCAATGTTGGAGACTACATCCAAGCTGTGCTGGACCGTAACCAGGCAGAAAACATCTCCAGAGTCCTCTACCCAAATGACAAT ttCTTTGAAGGGAAGGAGCTGCGTCTCAAACAGGAGTACTTTGTGGTGGCCGCCACACTCCAGGACATCATCCGTCGCTTCAAGTCCTCCAAGTTTGGCTGCAGAGACCCCGTCAGGACCTCCTTTGAGACCTTCCCTGAGAAA GTGGCCCTCCAGCTGAATGACACCCACCCTGCCCTGGCCATTCCAGAGCTGATGAGGATCCTGGTGGATGTGGAgaagctggactgggacaaa GCGTGGGAGATCACGTGTCAGACGTGTGCCTACACCAACCACACGGTGCTGCCCGAGGCCCTGGAGCGCTGGCCCGTCTCCATGTTTGAGACGCTGCTGCCCCGACACCTGCAGATCGTCTATGAGATCAACCGACGCCACCTGGAG AGGATAGCCGCCATGTTCCCAGGAGACAACGACCGGCTGAGGAGGATGTCCCTGATCGAGGAGGGGGACCCCAAGAGGATCAACATGGCCCATCTGTGTGTGGTGGGCTCCCACGCTGTCAACGGGGTTGCTCGCATACACTCCGAAATAGTCCAgcagactgt TTTCAAGGATTTCTACGAGGTAGAACCTGAGAAGTTCCAGAACAAGACCAATGGGATCACTCCTCGTCGCTGGCTCATGCTGTGCAACCCCGGCCTGGCTGATATTATTGTTGAG AAAATTGGGGAAGGCTTCATGACAGACCTGTTCCAGCTAAGGAAGCTGCTCGACTTCATCAATGACGAAGCTTTTATTCACAGTGTGGCCAAGGCAAAGCAG GAGAACAAACAGAAGTTTGCAGCCTACCTACAGGAGAAATACAAGGTCAAAATCAACCCAGAGTCCATCTTTGATGTCCAGGTCAAGAGGATCCACGAGTACAAGAGACAACTTCTCAACTGTCTGCACATCATCACCTTCTATAACA GGATTAAAAAGGAACCAAGCAAGCACTTTGTTCCCAGGACAGTGATGATTGGAGGAAAG GCTGCACCTGGCTACCACATGGCCAAGAATATTATCAAGCTAATCACGTCGGTGGGCCAGGTGGTCAACAACGATCCCATTGTTGGGGACAGGCTCAAGGTCATTTACCTGGAAAACTACCGGGTGACTCTGGCTGAGAAAG TGATCCCTGCAGCTGACCTATCAGAGCAGATCTCCACGGCGGGCACAGAGGCCTCGGGCACAGGCAACATGAAGTTCATGCTGAACGGTGCCCTCACCATCGGCACCATGGACGGTGCCAACGTGGAGATggcagaggaggctggagaggagaaccTCTTCATCTTCGGCATGAGAGTGGAGGATGTGGAGGCCATGGAcaagaaagg GTACAATGCCAGAGAGTACTACGAGCGTCTGCCAGAGCTGAAGCAGGCGATGGACCAGATCCAGACAGGTTGCTTCAGTCCGGAGGAGCCTGATCTCTTCAAGGACGTCGTCAACATGCTGATGAACCACGACAG GTTCAAAGTGTTTGCTGATTATGAGGCCTACATTGAGTGCCAAGATCGGGTCGGTGAACTGTACAGG AACCCTAAAGAATGGACTAAGATGGTAATCCAGAACATTGCTTGTTCCGGTAAGTTCTCCAGCGACCGCACCATCTCTGAATACGCCCGGGAGATTTGGGGTGTCGAACCCTCCAGTGTGAAGATCCCGCCCCCCAACGAGCCTGCCGTCGAATCCAGTCGCTGA
- the pygb gene encoding glycogen phosphorylase, brain form isoform X2: MGRTLQNTMINLGLQNACDEAIYQLGLDLEELEEIEEDAGLGNGGLGRLAACFLDSMASLGLAAYGYGIRYEFGIFNQRISNGWQVEEADDWLRYGNPWEKARPEYMLPIHFYGQVEHTAEGMKWVNTQVILAMPYDTPVPGYKNNTVNTMRLWSAKAPKDFNLQEFNVGDYIQAVLDRNQAENISRVLYPNDNFFEGKELRLKQEYFVVAATLQDIIRRFKSSKFGCRDPVRTSFETFPEKVALQLNDTHPALAIPELMRILVDVEKLDWDKAWEITCQTCAYTNHTVLPEALERWPVSMFETLLPRHLQIVYEINRRHLERIAAMFPGDNDRLRRMSLIEEGDPKRINMAHLCVVGSHAVNGVARIHSEIVQQTVFKDFYEVEPEKFQNKTNGITPRRWLMLCNPGLADIIVEKIGEGFMTDLFQLRKLLDFINDEAFIHSVAKAKQENKQKFAAYLQEKYKVKINPESIFDVQVKRIHEYKRQLLNCLHIITFYNRIKKEPSKHFVPRTVMIGGKAAPGYHMAKNIIKLITSVGQVVNNDPIVGDRLKVIYLENYRVTLAEKVIPAADLSEQISTAGTEASGTGNMKFMLNGALTIGTMDGANVEMAEEAGEENLFIFGMRVEDVEAMDKKGYNAREYYERLPELKQAMDQIQTGCFSPEEPDLFKDVVNMLMNHDRFKVFADYEAYIECQDRVGELYRNPKEWTKMVIQNIACSGKFSSDRTISEYAREIWGVEPSSVKIPPPNEPAVESSR, from the exons ATGGGTCGGACCCTTCAGAACACCATGATCAATCTTGGCCTGCAGAATGCCTGTGATGAGGCTATATACCAG CTGGGATTGGAtttggaggagctggaggagatagAAGAAGATGCTGGACTGGGAAATGGAGGACTGGGCCGCCTCGCAG CTTGCTTCCTGGACTCCATGGCCTCCCTAGGGCTGGCTGCCTACGGCTATGGCATCCGCTATGAGTTTGGCATCTTCAACCAGAGGATCAGCAATGGCTggcag GTGGAGGAGGCAGATGATTGGCTTCGCTATGGTAACCCATGGGAGAAAGCCCGCCCAGAGTATATGCTACCTATTCACTTTTATGGCCAAGTAGAACACACTGCAGAGGGAATGAAGTGGGTGAACACCCAG GTCATCTTAGCCATGCCCTATGACACTCCTGTGCCTGGATACAAGAACAACACAGTTAACACCATGAGACTGTGGTCTGCCAAGGCTCCCAAAGACTTCAACCTGCAGGAGT TCAATGTTGGAGACTACATCCAAGCTGTGCTGGACCGTAACCAGGCAGAAAACATCTCCAGAGTCCTCTACCCAAATGACAAT ttCTTTGAAGGGAAGGAGCTGCGTCTCAAACAGGAGTACTTTGTGGTGGCCGCCACACTCCAGGACATCATCCGTCGCTTCAAGTCCTCCAAGTTTGGCTGCAGAGACCCCGTCAGGACCTCCTTTGAGACCTTCCCTGAGAAA GTGGCCCTCCAGCTGAATGACACCCACCCTGCCCTGGCCATTCCAGAGCTGATGAGGATCCTGGTGGATGTGGAgaagctggactgggacaaa GCGTGGGAGATCACGTGTCAGACGTGTGCCTACACCAACCACACGGTGCTGCCCGAGGCCCTGGAGCGCTGGCCCGTCTCCATGTTTGAGACGCTGCTGCCCCGACACCTGCAGATCGTCTATGAGATCAACCGACGCCACCTGGAG AGGATAGCCGCCATGTTCCCAGGAGACAACGACCGGCTGAGGAGGATGTCCCTGATCGAGGAGGGGGACCCCAAGAGGATCAACATGGCCCATCTGTGTGTGGTGGGCTCCCACGCTGTCAACGGGGTTGCTCGCATACACTCCGAAATAGTCCAgcagactgt TTTCAAGGATTTCTACGAGGTAGAACCTGAGAAGTTCCAGAACAAGACCAATGGGATCACTCCTCGTCGCTGGCTCATGCTGTGCAACCCCGGCCTGGCTGATATTATTGTTGAG AAAATTGGGGAAGGCTTCATGACAGACCTGTTCCAGCTAAGGAAGCTGCTCGACTTCATCAATGACGAAGCTTTTATTCACAGTGTGGCCAAGGCAAAGCAG GAGAACAAACAGAAGTTTGCAGCCTACCTACAGGAGAAATACAAGGTCAAAATCAACCCAGAGTCCATCTTTGATGTCCAGGTCAAGAGGATCCACGAGTACAAGAGACAACTTCTCAACTGTCTGCACATCATCACCTTCTATAACA GGATTAAAAAGGAACCAAGCAAGCACTTTGTTCCCAGGACAGTGATGATTGGAGGAAAG GCTGCACCTGGCTACCACATGGCCAAGAATATTATCAAGCTAATCACGTCGGTGGGCCAGGTGGTCAACAACGATCCCATTGTTGGGGACAGGCTCAAGGTCATTTACCTGGAAAACTACCGGGTGACTCTGGCTGAGAAAG TGATCCCTGCAGCTGACCTATCAGAGCAGATCTCCACGGCGGGCACAGAGGCCTCGGGCACAGGCAACATGAAGTTCATGCTGAACGGTGCCCTCACCATCGGCACCATGGACGGTGCCAACGTGGAGATggcagaggaggctggagaggagaaccTCTTCATCTTCGGCATGAGAGTGGAGGATGTGGAGGCCATGGAcaagaaagg GTACAATGCCAGAGAGTACTACGAGCGTCTGCCAGAGCTGAAGCAGGCGATGGACCAGATCCAGACAGGTTGCTTCAGTCCGGAGGAGCCTGATCTCTTCAAGGACGTCGTCAACATGCTGATGAACCACGACAG GTTCAAAGTGTTTGCTGATTATGAGGCCTACATTGAGTGCCAAGATCGGGTCGGTGAACTGTACAGG AACCCTAAAGAATGGACTAAGATGGTAATCCAGAACATTGCTTGTTCCGGTAAGTTCTCCAGCGACCGCACCATCTCTGAATACGCCCGGGAGATTTGGGGTGTCGAACCCTCCAGTGTGAAGATCCCGCCCCCCAACGAGCCTGCCGTCGAATCCAGTCGCTGA
- the LOC134022257 gene encoding barrier-to-autointegration factor-like — protein MSTTSQKHRDFVAEPMGDKPVHALSGIGEVLGKKLEDQGFDKAFVVLGQFLLLRKDIELFTEWLKDTSGANSRQASSCSQCLGEWCDAFL, from the exons ATGTCTACCACTTCACAGAAGCACAGGGACTTTGTTGCCGAACCAATGGGTGACAAACCGGTACATGCCCTGTCAGGAATAGGAGAGGTACTGGGAAAGAAACTTGAAGATCAAGGCTTTGACAAA GCGTTTGTGGTGCTGGGCCAGTTCTTGCTGCTGAGAAAGGATATAGAGCTGTTTACAGAGTGGCTGAAGGACACGAGTGGGGCCAACTCAAGACAAGCTTCTTCCTGTTCCCAGTGCCTCGGGGAGTGGTGTGATGCCTTCCTATAG
- the entpd6 gene encoding ectonucleoside triphosphate diphosphohydrolase 6, translated as MRIPKLASVFVFVACLMAYLMFVKRHYDGVRPAVSKLPPLFHSITGSNNRPTQDVVSGRFQYGVMFDAGSTGTRIHIFKFKVEHNEAPKLAHETFKAIKPGLSAYADDPDKCKAGILELLKVAEGTVPSSAWNNTPLVLKATAGLRLLPGEKATHLLERVREVFQQSSFLSRDDSVSIMDGTDEGISAWITVNFLLGGLHGLDTPTVGMLDLGGGSTQITFSPQDEKTIQTSPFDYITSFQMFNTTHTLYSHSYLGLGLMSARLAVLGGIEGQPSEGSLELVSPCLAPEYSGQWEHAEVRYTVKGQKAGEPIYEACLRKVEKMLYKKVEKAEEAKDMDFYAFSYYYDKAVNIGAIDEKAGGTIRVSDYIEAAKRVCNKMETSQAEKPFQCLDLTYISVLLQELGFPKDKVFKLARTIDNVETSWALGATFHYIDSLHRK; from the exons ATGAGGATACCAAAGTTGGCCAGTGTCTTTGTCTTTGTGGCCTGCCTGATGGCCTACCTCATGTTCGTCAAGCGCCATTATGACGGTGTTAGGCCAGCAGTCTCCAAGctgcctcctctcttccactccatAACCGGCAGTAACAACAGACCCACCCAGGATGTGGTCAGTGGACGTTTCCAGTATGGGGTCATGTTTGATGCTGGGAGCACAGGGACAAGGATCCACATCTTCAAGTTTAAAGTGGAGCACAATG AGGCTCCGAAATTGGCACACGAGACATTTAAAGCGATCAAGCCAGGTTTATCTGCTTATGCTGATGACCCAGATAAG TGTAAAGCAGGGATCCTGGAGCTTCTGAAGGTGGCAGAGGGTACTGTGCCCTCCTCCGCCTGGAACAACACTCCTCTGGTCCTTAAAGCCACCGCAGGACTCCGGCTCCTTCCTGGAGAGAAGGCTACTCATCTACTGGAACGG GTGAGGGAGGTCTTCCAGCAGTCTTCATTTCTGTCCCGGGACGACAGTGTGTCCATCATGGACGGCACAGATGAAG GAATCTCTGCTTGGATTACTGTCAACTTCCTCCTCG GGGGTCTCCATGGTTTGGACACGCCCACTGTGGGCATGCTTGATTTGGGCGGAGGCTCCACCCAGATCACCTTCTCCCCACAGGATGAG AAAACCATCCAGACCTCGCCCTTCGACTACATAACATCATTTCAGATGTTCAACACTACCCACACGCTTTACTCACACAG CTACCTTGGGCTAGGCTTGATGTCGGCAAGACTAGCAGTCTTGGGAGGCATCGAAGGACAGCCTT CAGAGGGCAGCCTTGAGCTGGTGAGCCCCTGCCTGGCGCCTGAATACTCTGGCCAATGGGAACACGCTGAGGTCAGGTATACTGTCAAGGGACAGAAAGCAG GCGAGCCTATATATGAAGCGTGTTTGAGGAAAGTAGAGAAGATGCTCTACAAGAAGGTGGAGAAAGCAGAAGAGGCCAAGGACATGGACTTTTATGCCTTCTCTTATTACTATGACAAGGCGGTGAACATCGGAGCTATAG ATGAGAAAGCGGGTGGAACCATAAGAGTCAGTGACTACATAGAAGCTGCCAAAAGAG TATGCAACAAGATGGAGACTAGTCAAGCAGAGAAGCCGTTCCAGTGTCTCGATCTGACCTACATCTCCGTCCTACTACAGGAACTTGGCTTTCCCAAAGATAAAGTATTTAAG CTTGCGAGGACCATTGATAATGTGGAAACTAGCTGGGCTCTCGGTGCCACGTTCCACTACATTGACTCCCTGCACAGAAAGTGA